One window of Clostridiales bacterium genomic DNA carries:
- a CDS encoding ankyrin repeat domain-containing protein has translation MKNYFKALRDWIVEGGAMNFCKKGRAKLMTILVLICDVNFNVYDKNGDTMLTNAVKNGHADIVDILIDNEVDMNYKNAWGDTALITAVERENEKITSLILSRHTGVDVNLRNSKKETALLVAVGKENEEITDMILKQREVDINCMDLWGNSALKIAMSMGNSNIVEKLVQSGANTEMIDTKMNTALLFTVKQCDCSILDLLIQNGIDINQADKRGNTALMCAIIRGNKKMVKLLLDNKANVNMVNSRGTTAVMMSISKGYKTITQELIDKNADINRANIKGNTPLMLAANQKDVTTVKRLLRNKANVFKINDKGNTALGIAKKRGIGDKFSKSMMDSMSI, from the coding sequence ATGAAAAATTATTTTAAAGCATTAAGAGATTGGATTGTTGAGGGAGGTGCTATGAATTTTTGCAAGAAAGGAAGAGCGAAGTTAATGACGATACTTGTCTTAATTTGTGATGTGAATTTTAATGTGTATGACAAAAATGGAGATACTATGCTAACGAATGCAGTAAAGAATGGACATGCTGATATAGTCGATATACTAATAGACAATGAAGTTGATATGAATTACAAAAATGCTTGGGGTGACACAGCACTTATAACGGCAGTAGAAAGAGAAAACGAGAAAATAACCAGTTTAATTTTAAGTAGGCACACAGGAGTAGATGTAAATCTAAGAAATAGTAAGAAAGAAACAGCATTGTTAGTTGCAGTAGGAAAAGAAAATGAAGAGATAACTGATATGATTTTAAAACAAAGAGAAGTAGATATTAATTGTATGGATTTGTGGGGCAATAGTGCATTAAAAATAGCAATGAGTATGGGCAATAGCAATATAGTTGAAAAGCTTGTGCAAAGTGGAGCTAATACTGAAATGATAGATACAAAAATGAATACGGCTTTGTTATTTACGGTAAAACAGTGTGATTGTAGTATATTGGATTTATTAATACAAAATGGAATAGATATAAACCAAGCAGACAAAAGAGGAAATACAGCTCTAATGTGTGCGATAATTAGAGGTAATAAAAAAATGGTAAAATTACTTTTGGATAACAAGGCTAATGTAAATATGGTAAATAGTAGAGGTACTACGGCAGTTATGATGTCTATAAGCAAGGGATATAAAACTATAACGCAAGAACTAATCGATAAGAATGCTGACATAAATAGAGCTAATATAAAAGGTAATACACCACTTATGTTAGCGGCAAATCAGAAAGATGTAACGACAGTAAAAAGACTACTTAGGAATAAAGCGAATGTATTCAAGATAAATGACAAGGGGAATACTGCACTTGGTATAGCTAAGAAGAGAGGTATAGGGGATAAATTTAGCAAGAGTATGATGGATAGTATGAGTATCTAA